The following nucleotide sequence is from Triticum dicoccoides isolate Atlit2015 ecotype Zavitan chromosome 7B, WEW_v2.0, whole genome shotgun sequence.
agggccatgggaaaccagttggccatgaccttggtgtcgcctccggccttgaggacggcctcctcgtacgccagcaggtccGCCGCACCgtcatagcgcggcggcatctctggcttgaacttgtgcggccactacaCCTGCCGCAAAGcgagggccaaggctcggagccccctagcCCCAGCGCTGGCGCCGGCCGCCGGAGCCGGAGGTGCGTTGttcgccatgagggcgaagcgcggcgttggtggagagcgggtcgacggaagAAAGAGCTCCGGcagacccctacctggcgcgccaaatgttggatatcaggttccggcaaaacccttaaggttcaaactctggggtgcgcacaaagatcttctccctaccgaaacatgccctcagcctcgccgcgatcactAGTCTAGATCGACGAACAACACAAgaaacacgaggtttatactggttcgggcgaccgttgtggtgtaataccctaatccaatgtgtggtgtggtggattgcctcttggactaatgatggacagtacaaaggaagaacaacctcgcgaggagaggtgttcttgtgctcggtggtGTATGGATGAGCTAGGTTTGGATCCCAtgtcttctactgtggtggctagccctatttataggggccctagtcctcttcccaaatattgagcgggaagagatccaacaacggccattttgaaaggagacaaccagtacaagctatcctgactaaaggtggtcttcgactgccaaaggtgctggcgatgacgttgtcttgggctccacggtgacctccatcctgccgctctgctggtcttggtcttgttgcaccgataaggaaacctttgcctgatgccttggtactccgcgcctgcgcttgccccctttgcaccaaagaggaaacaaggacactacataggctggcgcccgcctggtattgatcgtcatggcttgcgtcatgagcacctcagagcagtggcggaggtagagggtggccagggtgggccatGGCCCACCCTGAGATTTGGAAATATGTTTTATACCATAGGAGAAATGCtaatttttcttttaaaaaatcaATGTATATGTACAGTAGTATTGCTGGCCCACCCTGGTTTAGTCgcctagctccgccactgctcgcgaggtacccctcgccttgatctctccgcctcctcgcgagcctgcctggtgaggccgcccctgaggaggccttgcgtcgtccgccccgcgaggcttggcccctcgcgagggtcttgagcgtttgttgatgaagacgggccgtactgggccactggttgagccacgctgcaggccgcaggcaggcaagtctggggacccccgttcccagaacgccgacactcccCAACCGGGAGGCCTGGCCCGCCATGGAGCATGACGTGGCCCATCGCGGCAGCTTGCAGGTCAACCTTGGGTTCGTGCCGCCGCCCCAGaggcggcgccggaggaggaggtggaggcctacCAGGCCGCATTGGAGGCGGCACTCCAACGTGCCCTGGAGGATAGCTAGCGCGAGGAGGACACACActaggacaccttggaggaggctcTCGCGTTGTCGGCGACAGGAGAATGCGCCTACACCCCGCTGCTACCTGAGCCCAAGGCTGAGCCCGAGCACACGTTGGCGCTCACGTTCATGCCACGCCCACGGAGCCGAAGTCGCAGATGTACGCGTGGATTGGCATCCTCCGTATGTGGGTGAGCTTGCCACCCATCGCATTGGTCGCCACGCCGAAGCAAGAGGAGGCCTACCTGGAGCACCGGCGACAACTTCTCCTGTTAAAGGAGCGCGCCGCCAGCGAGCCGGATGCAGGCCGATCGCGAGGAGGAGGAGTGTCGTGCCTGCTAggcacagaggaggaggaagagcgctgggagaaagaggaggaggagcacgcgcGCCAGGCAGCAATGCCGCCGACAGAGCAGACACTCGAGGAGTCGACGCGGGTGGCGTGGGAGACCGTATTTTCGTGGGCTGGGCCACCGCCAGCCTTCGTCGACCTCACTTGCAACAACGACAACGATGACGACTCCTAGGGCAGTGTGCTGGGTGGCTGGATGCGCGCTTATTTAGTTTATTTATGTTTTACTAATGTTTAAGTTGACTTTGGCTGGCGGTTGACCGATCATTTAatatttaattatttttaattcggATGCATATTTTCAAATTTGTATTTTTCAAGCGGATGTGGAAAAAATTCATCTGCCAATGTTGGGCGACTCAGCCGACCCAAATAAAAAAGCAGAAAATCCAGTCCGAAAAACCAGCTTACCTTTCGCTTCTACTAATACGCTGCCATGTATATTTATTATTGGCTAGAAAAGCAAAATGTTGCAATGGGCAGTAGACACGCTCGAGCCTTCCTCTCTCTAACAGGTTCCACCATTTGACCATAGTCCACGATCAACCAGAGAGCTTCATTTCATGGGAGCTTAGTAATTGTAGAGATTAAGAATTTTCCTAAAAATGTACATTAAGGATTGGTTTGCGAACCATCCGCCTGGTTTTGCAAATGTTTTGTttggtttttattttcttttatatgTTTCTATTGGTTTATCTtttcatttattttccttttcccttttcccttttctagttataaatttatttatttttccttttttttaaaaaaattctccaATCTTTTTACCTTTTCCCTCTTTGTGTAGCACACATTGACACTTTTACAAATACACGTCCAAAAGTTTTTCAAGACATACAAAACATTTTTCAGATGCATCTCGAACATTTTTTTAATCCATGTTTACATTTTTATGGACACATGTTAAATATTTGTCAAATAAATATTGGACATTTTACATTTTGAATATTTTCTGAAGACACATTAATTGTTTTCCCAAAATGCCATGAACATATTTTTTAGATATATCAATAATTTTAAAatgttatgaacattttttgaaaggtACTACTAACTATTTCCTTTTAAATTACACAAGAAATTTTCCATATTTTTTTAGCACTTTTAGTCATGAATTATGTTTTAGACATGTTAACCTTTTTAGAATGTCAATAACAATATTTTGAGTGATACTATGATTGTTTTtacaaactaaaataacaaaaatatatttTCATGTATTGTTTTTAAATACCATGAACATATTTTAAACGTATTTTGAAATTCACGCTCATTTTTTGAATTGTATAATTTCTTTTAAAACCTTGCAAAGAAGCTTTTACATTGCACGGACACGCTTAAATGTGGGGTAATTTTTTTGAAAACTAAGTTATTAATTTCAAAAATAAATATAACATTTTGAAATATAAATAAAAAgtaaaagagagagaaaagaaaaaaaaagaaatgaaCCAAACCAAGAAGCAACCTAACAAAGACGTTGCTTGACCGACCCACTCTAGCCTTTCTTGAGGCAGGGTGTGCTTCTGTCTTGCTACATGCGAGTCACAAATGTACCCCTATTCAGTGACCTATGCGTGAAATTGGTTCCATGATACCACACCATAGTTGGTGGCTAGCTCGTGTAAGTTCTACGGACGTGTTGGTTTCCCTACATCAATTTTCTTCTTCTTGCACTTGTAGTCTGTTATAGTTTGGTTGCGTAAATACAAGGTTTGGTTTATGTTGTGCATTGTGTTTGGTTGCCCACAAACCTATAGGTTGCATAACAGCATAATCATATGTGTTGCATGTGCTCCTCAGGATGCAATTTTAGGTTTTCTGGTTACGTGTGCACCGATGATTAATCTTACATCTTGTCTACATGATGAACTTACTCACACCACCACACTTGAACAACTTTGTGCACGAGCATCAAAATAAAAAGAAATTACGACATGAGAGTTGTTTGAAACAATGAGAGGTGAACATGTTAGTACACTACAATATACTCGCCTGTGACCGTTGACACATGAAACTTACAACAATAAAGTTGTGTGAAACAACGAGATGAAACTACTTCTCAAAGAAAATTTCAAAGGCCAACCATATGCAGCAATTTAAAAGAATCATCTAAAAATTCCAAACATAAACACCAAATTTAAGATTTACAATCAATAAAATTAGAAACCGATCACGAGAATGCAATCACAACGTCGATGCACATCATTTTTGTGCGAAACTTATTCGAACCCAAGTATATGCAAACCTACCTGCGCTTACTCGGGCCGAGAGGAAACGATCGAGGGTTCTTCCTCAACCAGATCTTGCTGCTTTATAAAGTATGTCGGGCAGAATTTCGATGCAATCCAGGTAAGCAAACATGTCGATTTTATATCCCAAGCTTGTATGGACCGCATGCGACCAACCAAACATGCCCTAGACACCATATATCTGGCCAGTCTCGTCATTTGCATCTACAGTCCCGGGCCGGCCCAATAGCgactttaaaagaaatgaagaacaaTATACTCGTCTGTGAACGTTGGCACATAAAACTCACAACAATAAAGTTTTGTGAAACAACGAGATGAAACTACTTCTCAAAGAAAATTTTGAATCATCTCAATTTTTTTGAAAGGTCAACTATATGCGAGCAATATGAAAAGAGTCATCTAAAAATTCCAAACATAAACACCAAATTTAAGATTTACAATGAACAAAATTAGATACCGATCACGGGAATGCAATTACAACGTCGATGCACATCATTTTTTGTGCGAAACTTGTCTCGAATCCAATTATCTGCAAACCTACCCGCGCTTACTCGGGCCGAGAGGAAACAATCGAGGGTTCTTCCTCATCTAGATCTTGATGCTTTAAAAAACATGCCGGGTAGAATTTCGATGCAGTCCAGGTAAGCAAACATGCCGATTTTACATACCAAGATTGTATGGGTTGCATGCGACCAACCAAACATGCCCTAGAATCATATACCTTGGCCAGTCTTGTCGTTTACACGACAACGATATCTCGCTTTAAGTGAGACGATAGGATATCTTGCTTAAGCATCTACAGTCCCGGGCCGACCAATAGTGACTTAAAAAAAATGGAGAACAAGAAAGGGCCATACCAGGATTCAATCCTAGGTCGTAGCGCTGCTAACCAACACAACAGGGTCATGTTCAAGAAAAACTATAGGGCGCGACATACTAAAGCAGAACAGATCTGATTTTCCATAGTGTTAtctgttttttttgccttttgTTTTTTCACGGTTTTTCTTTGTTCCTTTCTCCATTTTcactgttttttcttttctttctttttctttggttttatttatttcttttcatGGTTCTtgatgttttttcttttcttttttctttgttttgctccgctttctttgtttctttttcggttttcaaaaaatgttgaacaGGTATCTAATAGCACATTTTTCAaacacaagttaaacatttttaaatatGTGGTCAATTCTTTTTCTGTACACATTTGATAACATTTTTTCAATGATTGGttaactttttttaaataattgatCAACAAATTTCCTATTCgtttaaaaaatattaatcttaattttttaaataaaatattaaaaaaattatacacggtcaacattttttatatacacattctacatttttaaaatacttgtttagcattttttaaattttttgttaACATTTATATACATCATCGAAAATATTCGTCATTTTATTAATAAATGGtaaacatttttatacacatttaacaaatTTCAAATGCTTGATTCCATTTTTAAATAACTGTTTAACATGTCTTCAAATGCTTGACATTTTTATATTCAAGATAATAAAAAATCATCATTTTgtaaatacatggtcaacattttttctatacatgttTAGCATTTGTCaagtgcttgattaacatttttaaaatgtttgattaacttttttcaaatacttgactaacatttttctaatacatggtcaacaatttttaaaattttgactaacattttctaaatacaagATCATTTTTTTTTCATAAACATCATTTTTGATACATTTTTCATATACGTGATCAACATTTCctatatacatatttaacatttttcaaatgctttgtCAACATTTTTCAAACGTTTTTTGTAGTTTTTTTAATATATAGAAGTTTTAATGTagacaaaataaaaaataaagcaaaaacgaACTCAGAAAACGTGAATAAGGAAAGTAAGAAAGAGGTTTTGGCCTCTCGCGCGCCTGGGCCGGCCCAATTGGCCCTCCCCTTCAGCGAGGGTCAAAAAAAAAACTGTCGCTGAATGCGAGATATAGGGGCGCCCGGCCTGTAGGGTCTCCTGCCAGCGCCGCCATCCGGCGATCTCGTCCGCCTCCACGCCCATGCCGTGCAGACGTCTGTCCCTCAGAAAAGCTAGGCTCGCCGCGCGGATTGGCACGCCTGCGCCACGCGGGGGTTCGCTGACGTGCTCGAACCCAGCCTCTAGCTCCACACCGCCATTTCCCATGATCAACTACTGCACCAAGAACAGTCATGTCCAAGAATCTCCGGCACCACGAAGCTTTTACCATCTACATTCGCTTGCCCTTGCTCCGGTATGGCCTAGCTATTTGCCTCGAACGGTTTTCTCCAGTAGTGACCAGAGTACCTGCCGTCCCTGATCACGGCTCGTGGTTGTGCCGATCTGACTGACGGTTCACCAGCCGTGCACGAAGGTACGTGCTAACCTGCCGACGTCTGGGTGCAGGTCCAATGCCATCTAGAGTAATTAACAGCATTCTCTGATTCAGATGGACAGATGGTGGTCGCTCATGAGGTGTTCGACGGAATGCGGGACTGGGATGTATTATTTCAGGACATGGTTAATCATATTGGCATGAAGCCATTTgctgattgtgtgtgtgtgtgtgtgtgtgtgtgtgtgtgtgtgtgtgtgtgtgtgtgtaaaatcAGAGCAGGGAAGAAGAAAGGACATCCATTGGTCGCTGTGGCAACTGGTAAGAAATGCGAGAAGAGAAGATGGGAAGggtaagagaaagaagaagaatgcGAGAGAATGACAGGTGTGCCCCCACTGCCCTTTATTTTTTTCCCtgtcatttcttttgtgttgcataTGGCGACATGACAACCTGAAGCATGGCTGACCAGGAGGCGTTGACATAAGCACAATATTCGGATTAATCCAGGTCAAAGCAAACCCAAAACAGCCTGGGCGGTACATTTAACCGTATATGACGGTGGACTGGTGGAGGGTGCAGATGAGATGGTTTTAGCACAACTATTAGTCTAGTACTAATATATGCAGAATTTTTTCTTGCCTCTCCACGTATAGCACAAACCAACCTCAAATATTAGTTAGCCAAGGGGACAGTCTACAAATATTTTATTTCTGTCGCTGTTAATGACTTGTCAAGAGTGGAGATGGGCATTCATCTCATGGGATTGTTAGTCGAAAGTAAGTTGAAAACTAAACCTTTTCCATTCAGGAAGCATACTATGTAGGCCACATATCGGATTTTCCTGATTTTCAAAAATCAAGTCAACACTAGTATCAGTGGATAAAGGATCTGTAAATGAGAGCAGGTGTGAATTTGGTAGGATATTATGGATTGAAAATGGTACTTGATCAAGCTAACTATAGCTATGATGACAGTGCAATAAACAATAAACAATTGTAGTTTACAAATTGACGTGTGACTTACAACGTAAACACATTTCTTAACAGTAAATATCGTATTCTACCAGCTAGTTGGCACACTATGTTTCCTTATAAAAATCAGTCAAGTACACTTGAACAATACACATCATATTTGACAACTATATGAACACATAGGTTTCCCAAATGTTGTGCAAACACACAATGGTGTAGCGCGCCCATCATACTTCACTCCGAAGGGACCTCCTCTTTTCCTCCAACTTGACAAACACACTTCCATCATATATACCTCTTACACTATCCTTGTGAAGAAAACCATCCTTATCACTTGCGAGCTTATATGTCAGCCCCCACTCATTTACAGGCGCCGACCTATATTTATTAGAAATGCAAACTTAGTCGAATTTAAAATCCATAACTCATAATTTGATCCCTCCATTGACTTTCTTACATGCCGTTCCAAAGGAAACATTTCTAGTTGGCATGAGAACCTACGTGATAGAATCATGCTGCATGCCTCCATTGGTTCACAAGAATGCAATTAACAAATAACCAAAAGTTCCAACGAAAATTACCATGATCGAGGGTCTAGTGGATCTCGATTTGCTAGGATCATCTCTTCCACCTCTGAGGATGTCAGCGCATCTGGTCTGACTTTtgcattttttctgaatatttcctcGAATTTTCGGGGAACAAATCTACAGCTTGACATGTTTAGTATATGTATAAATTTGAataaattaataataaaaattaGCTGTATCACTTccatgtttcttttgctttataGCATGCATGGTGATATTTACCAGATATGCACATACATAAGTAGGCGATTTGAATTACCTTCCTTTGGCATCTAATGCACCTGTATCACTTCCATGCATTGCTCTGTGGATTAGGTCTATGTGAATATTAATGTGGGGCAATGGTGCATCAACCTGAATTGAACAACGAATTTTAAGTATTAAGTTCATTGTCTGTGTGCGCACATGGATGTCTGTGAGGTAGTCATACCGGGCTTGTTATAGGACCGAGGGCAGCATGCACGGAGGAGGCAGAGTCTCTAGAATATGCAGCATCACAACCAATTGCAACAAATCCTACATGATAAAATATTTTGTCATAACAATAAATATATATGAACAGAATAGTTCTGCCACGTGGGACCCAGCATATATCCCTCGGCGCAAGGATAAGGAGTATGGGCCACCATCATCAAGTCTCTTTAATGCTCAAATCAGGATAGTATCAGTCTGTTTAGCTTATTTTCAAGTTTGTTAGTGCTTCCCTTATCCTTCAGATTCAGCTTAAGAATTTCCTTTTTGAAATCCCTAGCTTTTTTTTTGAGGGATCAAAATCCCTCTATGCTTATTTATATATTTTCCATCAAATTACCAATAAACATAAAAGGAGATTAGGCTCTAGCCCTAAGTCGCCGCCCTAACCAGAGGTTTGTGCCCTTACTGCACCTTGAAAGGTAAGTCTGTATGCCTCAATCGAAAACGCACTGACAGCTACTACCCGAGAAATCTTGAAGTAACAAGTTACACATGGGCCATGCAGTGGTAATTTAGGCATATTTAAAATTGATTTTTTAACATCAGCAGATCATAATTAGTTACATGTCATAGTTGTGCTAAAAGGAAAATTTAATGTTAGCCCTTGTCCCAAATATAGTTAGTCAAAATCAAGAAGATACAAACACGGCAAACAAATTAACTTAACATGCCTTAGAATTTTCTTTCTGTTATATGGCACAAGCGGAGCATCTGAATTTGCTTTCTATATTTACAAGCGATCTAATTGAACTTAATTTCTGCTCCACAAACAGTAAACATGCTTTCTATCAAAAGAAAAGGCAGATACATGTGAGTCTAAACTCTGAACGATAACATGTTTTTACAGAATGTTTTGCATAAGCAGTTAAGCACAATCACCTTCAAATGTTTCTGTAGGAGTAATGATGCCATCCTTGTTACCGTCGAAAAAAGAGACATGTTTCTGGAGTGCCGTCATGTTAGCTATATCAGTATCTGCTGTTGCATGCCCCCCTTCCAAAAATAACGATGATATTCATCATTGTATGGTGGTAACGGTGTTTTGCTGAAAGGATTATATCTCAGAAACAGAGTAGCTAACTGCAGCGTGTATCAAGTACTTACAGCTTAAGACCCATATAAACAGAAGAGTTGTCACCGGCGGAAGCTGTAGTGAAGCTACTACCGGGGATCTTCGCTGGCTTAACATCATCG
It contains:
- the LOC119341596 gene encoding probable peroxygenase 4 — translated: MMLSQRRSPVVASLQLPPVTTLLFIWVLSWGHATADTDIANMTALQKHVSFFDGNKDGIITPTETFEGFVAIGCDAAYSRDSASSVHAALGPITSPVDAPLPHINIHIDLIHRAMHGSDTGALDAKGRFVPRKFEEIFRKNAKVRPDALTSSEVEEMILANRDPLDPRSWSAPVNEWGLTYKLASDKDGFLHKDSVRGIYDGSVFVKLEEKRRSLRSEV